In Paralichthys olivaceus isolate ysfri-2021 chromosome 13, ASM2471397v2, whole genome shotgun sequence, the following are encoded in one genomic region:
- the LOC109633562 gene encoding zinc finger protein 83 gives MMPSTLRQNIMEKQKSGESSTFICTECGDGFRQYSNVLAHMAVHGPLEAFSFDGSSNGFEVPREYVLQENGTLTVVNEFAQPHYSVKPVSPGVLPSHLPSPIKPVSPTLRPQPSPHRDVLRPRTSDLTLDKSRQGNYRCEICSRSFNSLQSLHRHQQYRNTERGYKCTLCCKIFEGRHDLKKHLQDHANESFHYCSHCGKRFLKMDALNAHQKENHFSSNPTALGKSENKLEKKTEKAYSCKKCMLNFFWMSDFQTHSLYHCKGKEPDTTFASEIEMEVNSKNLEDIPLENFHSNGTSIDVENGDTKNLWDANNLRDASDKINPVYSFTPYRCGLCGDRFHKLTDLKEHHLTHQTQEEIDQLNQESLKTSKRKIPSKRRRRGSNPNGKLHPCKHCHRVFNHSSSLSRHMRYHKGTMHTCVFCGRHFPQRCDLRRHVVMYHKAELEKKPALKLLYTTPQNGPTPNSLNGGTIPGSPDEKTKSSSDNEQTTSPEQPSKETQSGKAGRVNYKCQECGKRFGLLCVYQRHLRYHKKEPTKCPQCPAQFMNSSSLELHLQNHPRTGEEDDVDQTSHCYGINRDPLQEKGIGEDIEDECMDHAQNDKGNSSEVLYECTECTETFSCLETFLQHQTSHGSENSG, from the coding sequence atgatgCCATCAACACTGAGACAAAATATCATGGAAAAGCAGAAATCTGGAGAATCGAGTACCTTTATCTGCACCGAGTGTGGTGATGGATTCAGGCAGTACTCAAATGTGCTGGCTCACATGGCCGTTCATGGACCTTTGGAGGCATTTTCTTTTGATGGCTCTTCCAATGGATTCGAAGTCCCTCGAGAATATGTGCTACAAGAAAATGGTACCCTGACAGTTGTGAACGAGTTTGCACAGCCACATTATTCTGTGAAACCTGTGTCTCCAGGAGTCCTGCCATCGCATTTGCCATCCCCTATTAAACCAGTGTCTCCTACTTTAAGGCCACAGCCGTCCCCTCACAGAGATGTGCTTAGACCAAGGACCTCAGACTTGACCCTGGACAAGTCTCGTCAAGGCAATTATCGATGTGAAATATGTAGCAGATCGTTCAACAGCCTGCAGAGTTTACATCGTCACCAACAGTATCGAAACACAGAGCGGGGTTACAAGTGCACTTTGTGCTGTAAGATCTTTGAAGGGAGACATGACCTGAAGAAACATCTCCAGGACCACGCCAATGAAAGCTTTCACTACTGTAGTCATTGTGGTAAGCGGTTCCTCAAAATGGATGCACTCAATGCTCATCAAAAAGAAAACCACTTCTCCTCCAATCCTACAGCTTTGGGTAAATCAGAGAACAAGCTGGAAAAAAAGACTGAGAAAGCATATTCTTGTAAGAAGTGCATGCTGAATTTTTTCTGGATGTCAGATTTTCAGACACATTCACTGTACCATTGCAAAGGAAAAGAGCCTGATACTACCTTTGCATCTGAAATTGAAATGGAAGTGAACTCTAAAAACCTAGAAGACATACCACTTGAAAACTTCCACAGCAATGGCACATCTATTGATGTTGAGAATGGGGATACTAAAAACTTATGGGACGCTAACAACTTAAGGGATGCTAGTGATAAGATTAATCCAGTATATTCTTTCACGCCATACAGATGTGGTTTATGTGGTGATCGTTTCCATAAGTTAACAGATCTAAAGGAGCATCATCTCACCCATCAGACTCAGGAAGAAATCGATCAGTTGAATCAAGAATCACTAAAaacttcaaaaagaaaaataccgTCTAAAAGACGTAGAAGAGGGAGCAATCCAAATGGCAAGCTGCATCCTTGCAAGCATTGTCACCGTGTCTTTAATCATTCTAGTAGTTTATCTCGGCACATGAGATACCATAAGGGGACTATGCACACATGTGTATTTTGCGGTAGACATTTTCCACAACGCTGTGATTTGAGAAGGCATGTAGTCATGTACCACAAAGCTGAACTAGAAAAGAAACCAGCTTTGAAACTCCTGTATACAACTCCACAAAATGGGCCAACCcctaattctcttaatggtggaACAATCCCAGGTTCTCcagatgagaaaacaaaaagttccTCTGATAATGAACAAACCACATCTCCAGAGCAGCCCTCAAAGGAGACACAATCGGGGAAAGCTGGGCGAGTTAACTACAAGTGTCAGGAATGTGGAAAGAGATTTgggttactgtgtgtgtaccAACGGCACTTGCGTTATCATAAAAAGGAACCTACTAAGTGCCCCCAATGTCCAGCTCAATTCATGAATTCTTCATCTCTTGAGCTTCACCTTCAAAATCACCCAAGAACTGGAGAAGAAGATGATGTTGATCAAACTTCTCACTGCTATGGCATCAACAGGGATCCTCTGCAAGAAAAGGGAATTGGAGAGGACATCGAGGATGAGTGTATGGACCATGCTCAAAATGATAAAGGAAATTCTTCCGAGGTTCTTTATGAATGTACTGAGTGCACTGAGACATTCTCATGCTTGGAGACATTTCTTCAACACCAGACCTCCCATGGCTCAGAAAACAGTGGGTAA